From Butyricimonas paravirosa, one genomic window encodes:
- a CDS encoding DNA-directed RNA polymerase subunit omega, with amino-acid sequence MVDFKKVKAPNNTITRNPASLASKADNIYEAVAVIGKRANQISVEMKEELSRKLQEFASYADNLEEIFENREQIEISKYYERLPKPVLIATQEFEDGDIYFRVSSKEKGDANNADEE; translated from the coding sequence ATGGTAGATTTTAAGAAAGTTAAAGCGCCGAATAATACTATTACCCGGAATCCTGCATCATTGGCCAGTAAAGCGGATAACATCTACGAGGCAGTAGCCGTGATCGGTAAAAGGGCTAATCAGATTTCGGTTGAAATGAAAGAGGAGTTAAGTAGGAAACTTCAAGAGTTTGCCTCTTATGCGGATAATTTGGAAGAGATATTTGAAAATCGGGAACAGATCGAGATTTCCAAGTATTACGAGCGTTTGCCGAAACCCGTGTTGATTGCTACCCAAGAATTTGAGGACGGGGACATTTATTTCCGTGTTTCCTCGAAAGAGAAAGGTGATGCAAATAATGCAGACGAGGAATAG
- the coaBC gene encoding bifunctional phosphopantothenoylcysteine decarboxylase/phosphopantothenate--cysteine ligase CoaBC gives MMLKGKHIILGVTGSIAAYKAATLTRLLVKEGASVKVVMTPLAKEFITPLTMATLSKSPIMVDFYNPENGDWNSHVDLGLWADLYLIAPASANTIGKMAGGIADNLLLTTYLSAKCPVMVAPAMDLDMYKHPATQRNLKVLQSFGNIIIEPESGELASGLIGKGRMEEPERIVAFITDYFARQADFKGKKVVVTAGPTYEKIDPVRFIGNYSSGKMGLAIAEELAGRGAEVVLVCGPVNLKTSHPAIRRVDVESAAQMYEVTSKEFVNSDVAVLSAAVADFTPKEKADHKIKRGKDDLLLELLPTKDIAAELGRIKTVSQLLVGFALETNDEEMNALSKMQRKNLDMIVLNSLNDKGAGFSVDTNKVTILDKAGDKTVYELKTKVEVAKDIVDQIASRL, from the coding sequence GTGATGTTAAAAGGAAAACATATTATATTGGGAGTGACGGGCAGTATTGCCGCGTACAAGGCCGCAACATTAACTCGTCTGCTTGTGAAAGAAGGGGCGAGCGTGAAAGTGGTTATGACCCCCTTGGCGAAAGAGTTTATTACTCCCTTGACAATGGCGACTCTTTCCAAGAGTCCGATTATGGTCGATTTTTATAACCCGGAAAATGGGGATTGGAACTCTCATGTTGATTTGGGGTTGTGGGCAGATTTGTATCTGATAGCTCCGGCCTCTGCGAACACGATTGGAAAGATGGCGGGAGGTATAGCAGATAATCTTTTGCTAACGACATATTTGTCTGCAAAATGTCCGGTGATGGTTGCTCCGGCAATGGATTTGGATATGTATAAACATCCGGCAACGCAGCGGAATTTGAAGGTATTGCAATCTTTTGGTAATATTATTATCGAACCGGAAAGTGGGGAACTGGCTAGTGGGTTGATAGGGAAAGGACGAATGGAGGAACCGGAAAGGATAGTTGCTTTTATTACTGATTATTTTGCTCGGCAGGCGGATTTCAAAGGTAAAAAAGTTGTGGTAACGGCAGGGCCTACTTACGAGAAAATAGATCCTGTACGTTTTATCGGGAATTACTCTTCTGGAAAAATGGGCTTGGCTATTGCGGAGGAACTTGCAGGACGGGGGGCAGAAGTGGTGCTTGTGTGTGGTCCTGTAAATCTGAAAACGAGTCACCCTGCGATTCGTCGGGTGGACGTGGAGTCTGCAGCTCAGATGTACGAAGTAACGTCAAAAGAGTTTGTCAACAGTGATGTCGCGGTTTTGAGTGCTGCTGTGGCTGATTTTACCCCGAAGGAAAAAGCCGATCACAAAATTAAACGGGGTAAGGATGATCTGTTGCTGGAATTGCTACCGACAAAAGATATTGCTGCTGAATTAGGAAGAATAAAAACTGTGTCGCAATTATTAGTCGGGTTTGCCTTGGAAACGAATGATGAAGAGATGAACGCTCTTTCTAAGATGCAACGAAAGAATTTGGATATGATCGTCTTGAACAGTTTGAATGATAAGGGAGCGGGTTTTAGTGTAGATACGAATAAGGTGACAATTCTGGATAAAGCGGGAGATAAGACTGTCTATGAGTTGAAGACAAAGGTGGAGGTAGCTAAAGATATAGTCGATCAGATTGCTTCCCGGTTATAG
- the pyrB gene encoding aspartate carbamoyltransferase: protein MNKRSLVSITDYSKEDILEVLKIASEFEKNPNRNLLEGKVVASLFFEPSTRTRLSFETAISRMGGRIVGFSDASSSSTTKGESLKDTTKMVDNYCDLIVMRHPLEGAARFASEVADVPVINAGDGANQHPTQTMLDLYSIYKTQGTLENLNIFMVGDLKYGRTVHSLLQAMSHFNPTFHFISPKELEMPKAYKLFLDELHIPYYEHTELDDVINDADILYMTRVQRERFADPLEYEKVKNVYILKNSMLAGTKDNMRILHPLPRVNEISEDVDDNKKAYYFQQALNGVYTRQAIIFKTLDLKW from the coding sequence ATGAATAAACGTAGCTTAGTATCCATTACCGACTACTCGAAAGAGGACATTTTGGAAGTATTGAAAATAGCTTCTGAATTTGAGAAAAACCCAAATCGTAATTTATTAGAGGGTAAGGTGGTTGCTTCCCTGTTTTTCGAGCCATCTACTCGTACGCGTTTGAGTTTCGAAACAGCTATTAGTAGAATGGGAGGTCGTATTGTCGGATTTTCCGATGCTTCATCCTCTAGTACGACAAAAGGGGAATCATTGAAAGATACGACCAAGATGGTGGATAACTACTGCGACTTGATTGTGATGCGTCATCCTTTGGAGGGTGCAGCCCGTTTTGCCAGTGAGGTTGCTGATGTGCCGGTCATTAATGCGGGAGATGGTGCCAATCAACACCCGACTCAAACCATGTTGGATTTGTATTCTATCTATAAAACGCAGGGGACCCTTGAAAATCTGAATATTTTCATGGTTGGGGACTTGAAATACGGAAGAACAGTCCATTCTTTATTACAGGCAATGAGCCATTTTAACCCGACGTTCCACTTTATTTCCCCGAAAGAATTGGAGATGCCGAAAGCCTACAAGTTATTCTTGGATGAATTGCATATTCCTTATTACGAGCATACCGAACTAGATGACGTGATCAATGATGCGGACATTCTTTATATGACACGCGTACAACGGGAGCGTTTTGCAGATCCGTTGGAGTACGAGAAAGTGAAGAATGTTTATATCTTGAAAAACTCCATGCTGGCTGGGACAAAAGATAACATGAGGATTCTTCACCCGCTACCTCGTGTGAATGAGATCAGCGAGGATGTGGACGATAACAAGAAGGCATATTATTTCCAGCAGGCTTTGAACGGGGTATACACTCGTCAAGCAATTATTTTCAAGACATTAGATTTAAAATGGTAA
- the pyrI gene encoding aspartate carbamoyltransferase regulatory subunit, protein MAAKKELQVSAVENGTVIDHIPAEKLFDVINVLGIQNLENTVTFGYNLISSKLGKKGIIKIWDKFLKDDEINKLALVAPTAKINIIRDFEVAEKKAVMVPEHVEGIAKCVNPKCITNNQNVRTKFDVVGSSPIVLKCHYCEKLTDQEHIVII, encoded by the coding sequence ATGGCAGCAAAGAAAGAATTACAGGTTAGTGCCGTGGAGAACGGAACGGTAATAGATCATATTCCTGCAGAGAAATTATTTGACGTGATTAACGTGTTGGGAATCCAGAATTTGGAGAATACGGTAACTTTTGGTTACAATTTAATTAGTAGCAAGTTAGGTAAAAAAGGAATTATCAAGATTTGGGATAAATTCTTGAAAGATGATGAGATAAACAAGTTGGCTTTAGTTGCTCCGACGGCAAAAATCAATATTATAAGAGATTTCGAAGTTGCGGAGAAAAAAGCGGTTATGGTGCCAGAACACGTGGAGGGAATTGCTAAATGTGTGAACCCGAAATGTATTACCAACAACCAGAATGTTCGTACGAAATTCGATGTTGTCGGGAGTTCTCCTATCGTGTTGAAGTGTCACTATTGCGAGAAACTAACTGATCAAGAACACATTGTAATCATTTAA
- a CDS encoding HU family DNA-binding protein — MHIRYVELYNKLIMNKRELTKKVAERSGHTQATSALIINTFISCILESLEAGEKVTIQDFGTLAVKQQKTRERFNLITKKVEKYSSYDYIKFITSKSLKNKQKERSLATKE; from the coding sequence ATTCACATTCGGTATGTAGAATTATATAACAAATTGATTATGAACAAAAGAGAACTCACTAAAAAAGTAGCAGAAAGAAGTGGACACACCCAAGCAACTTCTGCATTAATCATTAACACTTTTATCAGTTGTATACTGGAATCTCTTGAAGCAGGTGAAAAAGTTACGATTCAAGACTTCGGAACTTTAGCTGTAAAACAACAAAAAACAAGAGAAAGGTTCAATTTGATTACCAAAAAAGTGGAAAAATATTCCTCTTACGATTACATCAAGTTTATAACCAGCAAATCGTTAAAAAACAAACAAAAAGAAAGAAGTTTAGCAACAAAAGAATAG
- a CDS encoding recombinase family protein: MTIAYLRVSTGKQHLENQKEEIEKFAARKNLTVNRWVTEVVSGKKKEHDRKLGRLLKSLKKGDVLIVTELSRLSRTLLDIMSILHRCLEMNITVYSTKDGYAFDNSINSKVLAFAFALVAEIEHNLISMRTKEALAHRKSEGVRLGRPPGKGKQNVLLDNREEISHLLEEGMSVSAVCRIYHISRETFYAVNRKYQLF, from the coding sequence ATGACAATAGCATATTTAAGGGTAAGCACAGGGAAACAACATCTTGAGAATCAGAAAGAAGAAATTGAAAAATTTGCTGCAAGGAAAAACTTGACCGTAAACCGTTGGGTGACGGAAGTGGTAAGTGGCAAAAAGAAAGAGCATGACCGGAAATTAGGGCGATTGTTGAAAAGTTTGAAAAAGGGAGACGTGTTAATCGTTACTGAATTATCCCGATTAAGCCGGACTTTGCTAGACATAATGTCGATACTTCATCGTTGTCTTGAAATGAATATAACGGTATATAGTACAAAAGATGGTTATGCTTTTGACAATAGCATCAATAGTAAAGTTTTAGCTTTTGCTTTTGCCTTGGTGGCAGAAATTGAGCATAATCTGATTTCGATGAGGACTAAAGAAGCTTTGGCTCACCGGAAGTCGGAAGGCGTACGTTTGGGACGTCCACCGGGAAAAGGAAAGCAAAACGTATTGCTGGATAACCGGGAAGAGATTAGCCATTTGCTTGAAGAGGGGATGTCCGTGTCGGCTGTCTGCCGAATCTATCACATCTCACGAGAAACATTTTATGCTGTAAACCGAAAGTATCAGCTTTTCTAA
- the pruA gene encoding L-glutamate gamma-semialdehyde dehydrogenase: MPKGVFKLPNITNEPIKSYAPGSPERKELKSQINQLRSIVADVPMIIDGKEVRTGKLVDIRPPHDHHHLLGHYHQGDASHVQMAIDAALKAKPAWEKMSWESRAAIFLKAADLLAGPYRQRMNAVTMLGQSKNAFQAEIDCVAELADFFRFNVKNMYEIYHMQPNSAPGIWNRTVWRPLEGFVFALTPFNFTSIAGNLPGAPALMGNVCVWKPSKTAVYSAHLIMEILKEAGLPDGVINLVYCSGPTAADVIFSHKDFAGIHFTGSTQVFNDIWATIVKNIDKYRSYPRIVGETGGKDYIFADPTACPKEVATAIVRGAFEYQGQKCSAASRAYIPANIWPEVENYVQEDMASIKVGGVEDFTNFVNAVIDEASFVKLSNAIDVANKSEDAEVIIGGHYDMSAGYFIQPTIIQAFKPDYITMREELFGPILTVYVYDPEKVDETLDILDKSSAYALTGAIFSKNRANIEEMTERLTHTAGNFYINDKPTGAVVDQQPFGGGRASGTNDKAGTIFNLLRWVSPQAIKETFVPATNYMYPNFLEE, translated from the coding sequence ATGCCCAAAGGAGTATTTAAACTACCAAACATTACCAATGAACCCATCAAAAGTTATGCACCGGGTTCTCCGGAAAGAAAAGAATTGAAGTCACAAATCAATCAATTGCGTTCTATCGTTGCCGATGTTCCAATGATCATTGACGGGAAAGAAGTTCGCACGGGGAAACTGGTAGATATTCGTCCGCCACATGATCATCATCATCTGCTCGGACACTATCACCAAGGGGATGCCAGCCACGTGCAAATGGCAATTGATGCTGCATTAAAAGCTAAACCGGCTTGGGAAAAAATGAGCTGGGAAAGTCGGGCTGCCATTTTCTTAAAAGCGGCTGATCTTTTAGCCGGACCTTATCGTCAACGGATGAATGCCGTGACCATGTTAGGACAATCCAAAAATGCTTTCCAGGCAGAAATCGATTGTGTGGCAGAATTAGCTGACTTCTTCCGTTTCAACGTGAAAAACATGTACGAAATATACCATATGCAACCGAATTCCGCTCCGGGGATCTGGAATCGTACAGTATGGCGTCCTTTGGAAGGATTTGTTTTCGCCCTTACTCCATTCAACTTTACCTCTATCGCGGGTAACTTACCGGGAGCCCCGGCATTAATGGGTAATGTTTGCGTTTGGAAACCATCCAAGACTGCCGTTTACTCGGCACATCTGATTATGGAAATTCTAAAAGAAGCCGGACTACCTGACGGTGTTATCAACTTGGTTTACTGCTCAGGCCCGACGGCTGCCGATGTTATTTTCTCTCATAAAGATTTTGCAGGTATACATTTCACGGGATCAACTCAAGTATTCAATGATATTTGGGCTACTATCGTGAAAAATATTGATAAATACAGAAGTTATCCGAGAATTGTTGGGGAAACCGGAGGTAAGGACTATATTTTCGCCGACCCGACAGCATGTCCTAAAGAAGTGGCAACAGCTATCGTACGCGGGGCGTTCGAGTATCAAGGACAAAAATGTTCTGCCGCCTCACGCGCCTACATTCCTGCCAATATCTGGCCCGAAGTAGAAAACTACGTGCAAGAGGACATGGCTAGCATAAAAGTTGGTGGAGTTGAAGATTTCACGAACTTTGTAAACGCCGTTATTGATGAGGCATCTTTCGTTAAATTGTCTAACGCGATTGATGTTGCAAACAAATCGGAAGATGCAGAAGTGATTATCGGCGGGCATTACGATATGAGTGCCGGATATTTTATCCAACCGACCATTATCCAAGCTTTCAAACCGGATTACATTACCATGCGGGAAGAATTATTCGGTCCGATCTTAACCGTTTACGTTTATGATCCGGAAAAAGTAGATGAAACATTAGATATTCTGGACAAATCATCGGCATACGCTCTTACCGGAGCTATTTTCTCTAAAAATCGTGCCAACATCGAGGAAATGACAGAGCGTTTAACTCACACGGCCGGTAATTTCTACATCAACGATAAACCGACAGGAGCTGTTGTTGATCAACAACCTTTCGGTGGTGGTCGTGCATCCGGTACTAATGATAAAGCAGGAACGATCTTCAATTTATTGCGTTGGGTTTCACCACAAGCCATTAAAGAAACGTTTGTTCCGGCAACGAACTATATGTATCCTAATTTCTTGGAAGAATAG
- a CDS encoding ABC-F family ATP-binding cassette domain-containing protein: MISINNVSVLFGDYALLDSISFLVNKRDRIGLTGRNGAGKSTLLKILAGVQEPSEGSVSVPSGLKIGYLPQTKVYAEGKTVRKEAETAFNDVLDLQAELERLHRELGERTDYESDSYMALIDKLNVKTEMLHMRGADNMDGEVEVVLKGLGFRQEDLERRCEEFSGGWRMRIELAKILLARPDVFLLDEPTNHLDIESISWLESFLQGYPGAVVLVSHDRAFLDNITTRTVEISLGKIYDYKVSYTRFTELRKERIEQQQRAYENQQKQIKDTEDFIERFRYKATKAVQVQSRIKQLEKIERIEIEQEDSARINVRFQPAVRSGDIVVSGRDLSKAYGDHVVLHEVNLDVLRGEKVAFVGRNGEGKTTLVKMIMDQIPYEGNLKIGHNVNIGYFAQNQADLLDPSLSVLDTVDQVAVGEIRKKIRDILGAFLFSGEDVDKKVKVLSGGERTRLAMVRLLLEPYNVLILDEPTNHLDMRTKDILKDALKKFEGTVIVVSHDRDFLLGLADKVYEFANKGIKEYLGGVAHFLEAKKLECFREYEQMHPRKLQQEDVVEEEIVSENKIAFEERKQWNKEIKKSEVKIEKLEVEIADLEQKIGEAEGKMAEGVINDELLKTYDEMKKRLEVCMEEWEEENGHLEELKARN, translated from the coding sequence ATGATTTCAATTAATAATGTAAGTGTTTTATTTGGAGATTACGCGTTGCTTGACTCTATCTCTTTTCTGGTGAACAAAAGAGATCGGATTGGTCTGACTGGGCGTAACGGGGCCGGAAAGTCTACATTATTGAAGATATTGGCCGGGGTACAAGAGCCTTCCGAGGGAAGTGTATCTGTTCCTTCCGGGTTGAAAATCGGGTATTTGCCACAGACGAAAGTGTATGCAGAAGGTAAGACCGTACGGAAAGAGGCGGAAACAGCGTTTAATGATGTGCTGGATTTGCAGGCAGAATTGGAGCGTTTGCATCGGGAATTGGGCGAGCGTACAGACTACGAGTCGGATAGTTACATGGCGCTGATTGATAAATTGAACGTGAAGACCGAGATGTTACATATGCGAGGGGCGGATAATATGGACGGTGAAGTTGAGGTCGTGTTGAAAGGATTGGGATTTCGGCAAGAAGATCTGGAACGGCGGTGCGAGGAATTTAGTGGGGGATGGCGTATGCGGATCGAGTTGGCTAAAATATTATTGGCACGTCCCGATGTTTTTTTATTGGACGAGCCGACAAATCATTTGGATATAGAGTCTATATCTTGGTTGGAGTCATTCTTGCAAGGTTATCCTGGGGCTGTGGTTCTTGTTTCACATGACCGTGCATTTTTGGATAATATTACAACCCGGACGGTAGAGATCTCACTGGGAAAGATATATGATTATAAGGTATCGTATACACGTTTTACCGAATTACGTAAGGAACGTATCGAGCAACAGCAACGTGCTTACGAGAACCAGCAAAAGCAGATTAAGGATACGGAGGATTTTATCGAGCGTTTTCGTTATAAGGCGACAAAAGCGGTACAAGTACAATCCCGGATCAAACAACTGGAAAAAATAGAACGAATCGAGATTGAACAGGAAGATTCTGCACGAATCAATGTGCGATTTCAACCGGCGGTACGTTCGGGGGATATTGTCGTGAGTGGGCGGGATTTGAGTAAAGCGTATGGTGATCACGTGGTACTGCATGAAGTGAATCTTGATGTGCTGAGAGGAGAGAAAGTTGCTTTTGTCGGAAGGAACGGAGAAGGTAAAACAACTTTGGTGAAGATGATCATGGATCAGATCCCCTATGAGGGAAACCTGAAGATCGGGCATAACGTGAATATCGGGTATTTTGCGCAGAATCAAGCTGATTTGCTTGACCCTTCGTTGAGTGTTCTGGATACGGTAGACCAAGTGGCAGTAGGTGAAATCCGGAAGAAAATCCGGGATATATTAGGGGCTTTTCTGTTTTCCGGAGAGGATGTCGACAAGAAGGTGAAGGTGCTTTCCGGGGGAGAGCGTACCCGCTTGGCAATGGTACGTTTGTTATTAGAACCTTATAACGTGTTAATTTTGGATGAGCCGACGAATCATCTGGATATGCGCACGAAAGATATATTGAAAGATGCGTTGAAGAAGTTCGAAGGTACTGTGATTGTCGTTTCTCATGACAGGGATTTTCTGCTTGGGTTGGCAGATAAGGTGTATGAATTCGCCAACAAGGGGATAAAGGAATACCTGGGAGGTGTTGCGCATTTCCTAGAGGCTAAGAAACTGGAATGTTTCCGGGAATATGAACAGATGCACCCTCGAAAATTGCAGCAGGAGGATGTTGTGGAAGAGGAGATTGTTTCTGAAAATAAAATTGCTTTTGAGGAACGGAAACAATGGAATAAAGAGATCAAAAAGTCAGAAGTGAAGATCGAGAAGTTAGAAGTGGAAATTGCTGATTTGGAACAAAAGATCGGGGAGGCAGAGGGAAAAATGGCAGAAGGCGTGATTAATGATGAGTTATTAAAAACTTATGATGAGATGAAAAAACGCTTGGAAGTCTGTATGGAAGAATGGGAAGAGGAGAACGGGCATTTGGAAGAATTGAAAGCTAGAAATTAA
- the rlmB gene encoding 23S rRNA (guanosine(2251)-2'-O)-methyltransferase RlmB — MAKFKQECIFGIRAVMEAIQDEKEIDKVMFRQGIKGELFQQLFSLVRERQIQFQYVPEEVFKPFAGKNHQGVLAEVSPIPYQDINTVVDAVVAEGKIPLILILDRITDVRNLGGIARTAECAGVSAILIPNKNSAKISSDAIKTSAGALYHLPVCREKNLKKTIKELKRRGLTLFAATEKADKFYTEVDMKEGCMIIMGAEDTGIDEELLVLADQQIKIPQYGKIESLNVSAAAAILVYEAVRQRR, encoded by the coding sequence ATGGCAAAGTTTAAACAAGAGTGTATTTTCGGAATCCGGGCCGTGATGGAGGCTATACAGGATGAGAAGGAAATTGACAAGGTGATGTTCCGTCAGGGAATAAAGGGGGAGTTGTTCCAACAATTATTTTCGCTGGTGCGTGAACGTCAGATTCAGTTCCAGTACGTACCCGAAGAGGTGTTTAAACCGTTTGCCGGGAAAAATCATCAAGGAGTTTTGGCAGAGGTTTCTCCAATTCCTTACCAAGACATAAATACGGTCGTGGATGCTGTGGTGGCGGAAGGGAAAATACCATTAATACTTATTTTGGATCGGATTACTGATGTTCGAAATCTGGGTGGAATTGCCCGTACGGCAGAGTGTGCCGGGGTGAGTGCCATTTTAATTCCGAATAAGAATTCTGCAAAAATATCTTCTGATGCGATTAAAACATCTGCCGGGGCTTTATACCATTTGCCTGTTTGTCGGGAGAAGAATCTCAAAAAGACGATAAAAGAATTGAAACGAAGAGGGTTAACTTTATTTGCAGCCACGGAGAAAGCGGATAAATTTTATACCGAAGTGGATATGAAAGAGGGATGCATGATTATTATGGGAGCGGAAGATACCGGTATTGATGAAGAGTTGTTAGTGTTGGCTGATCAACAAATTAAAATTCCCCAGTATGGGAAAATAGAATCTCTGAATGTTTCTGCTGCTGCTGCGATCCTGGTGTATGAGGCGGTGAGACAAAGAAGGTAG